From Ischnura elegans chromosome 13 unlocalized genomic scaffold, ioIscEleg1.1 SUPER_13_unloc_1, whole genome shotgun sequence, a single genomic window includes:
- the LOC124172472 gene encoding uncharacterized protein LOC124172472: MLQPITLTASQGEKVETQGTGAVVVDLEWTLIGVKKESSLEENAQLTLGEDGDPIERSTIAHDSATKAFGFQTDDGIPIQTPSTSYLPAEGNVRNYSIDECTGPSAFVTQIDSNSGASLVKAERNLMDEDLEKCGAPDTDMKTNSSIPDDRQCNARNNKSHKISGTGGAKTFFWEER, encoded by the exons ATGTTGCAGCCCAtaaccttaactgcttcccaaggtgaaaaggtggaaactCAGGGCACAGGAGCCGTAGTGGTAGACCTGGAGTGGACGCTGATTGGGGTAAAGAAGGAATCATCTCTAGAAGAGAATGCCCAG CTTACTTTAGGCGAGGATGGGGACCCAATTGAGAGATCAACTATTGCCCATGATTCCGCTACGAAGGCATTTG ggttCCAAACAGACGATGGAATCCCTATTCAAACaccatcaacttcatatctgccTGCGGAAGGAAATGTGAGGaattattcaattgatgaatgcactGGTCCCTCAGCTTTTGTGACACAAATTGATTCCAACTCTGGAGCATCCCTAGTAAAGGCAGAAAGAAACCTGATGgatgaagacttggaaaaatgtggtgctCCAGATACTGATATGAAAACAAAtagctcaattcctgatgatagaCAATGCAATGCGAGAAACAACAAATCACATAAAATCAGCGGAACCGGAGGCGCAAAGACTTTTTTTTGGGAAGAAAGGTAG
- the LOC124172309 gene encoding uncharacterized protein LOC124172309: MAPTVPDDRNDPNEFFDEGIPLNDHEEPKDIETCPASPRSQMAAEALCLLSEVTRSVSTQTSNVLFTTNFEDVSIQVNMKPTVRSKAISCYMYQSKCQQINVACSPIKCIPENSSVVCSSNNQEKGGSKGENHDSDSDTFSDSDYSYESEKSISEEEERYQSIHFKRQSFLLNKELCLNDSKFFLGIPPHSKYIIKILSETIGSNLADVLLTLKKIKLDSSFKELGYTFGMSESNASRIFRRNIPIISRCLSALIMWPLPNKIKLHLPLPFIARYSQVQSIIDCYEIEIEKPSNPMHQCLTWSNYKKANTIKYLISATPDGLINFISSGYGGRISDVELTKDSGYLDVLPEGCTVMADRGFKGLDTLLASKKCKLVRPPSVKVGGKSNKVEVMLTKRIASLRVHIERVIGRIREFKMLKPHSCIDHNLIMYLDDINKTAAGLVNLQSPLIKQLN; encoded by the coding sequence ATGGCACCTACTGTTCCTGATGATCGAAATgatccaaatgaattttttgatgaaggaattccTCTGAATGACCACGAGGAACCCAAAGACATAGAAACATGCCCTGCATCACCAAGGAGTCAGATGGCAGCAGAAGCTTTGTGTTTGCTATCCGAAGTCACTAGGAGTGTTAGCACTCAAACTAGCAATGTTTTATTTACCACTAACTTTGAAGACGTTTCAATTCAAGTAAATATGAAACCTACTGTCAGAAGCAAGGCAATTTCATGCTACATGTACCAATCCAAATGCCAGCAAATTAATGTAGCTTGTTCCCCCATTAAGTGCATACCTGAAAATAGTAGTGTAGTGTGTTCAAGCAATAATCAGGAAAAGGGGGGTAGTAAAGGTGAAAACCATGATAGTGATTCAGATACTTTCTCAGATTCTGATTATTCATATGAATCAGAGAAAAGCATTTCTGAGGAAGAAGAGAGATATCAATCCATTCATTTCAAAAGACAGAGTTTTTTACTAAACAAAGAGCTCTGTCTCAATGACTCTAAATTCTTCTTGGGTATACCTCCTCATAGTAagtacataattaaaattttatctgagACAATTGGAAGTAATTTAGCAGATGTtcttttgacattaaaaaaaattaaattagattcCTCTTTTAAAGAACTTGGGTACACCTTTGGTATGTCTGAGAGTAATGCCTCTAGAATATTTAGACGGAATATACCAATAATCAGTCGATGTTTATCAGCATTAATAATGTGGCCCTtgcctaataaaataaaattgcatcttCCCTTGCCTTTCATAGCTCGTTACAGTCAAGTGCAGAGCATTATTGACTGTTACGAAATAGAGATTGAAAAACCTTCAAATCCAATGCACCAATGTTTGACATGGTCTAACTATAAAAAGGCGAAtaccataaaatatttgatttcagcTACCCCAGATGGGCTGATTAACTTTATTTCAAGTGGCTATGGTGGTAGAATTTCGGATGTTGAATTGACCAAAGATAGTGGATATTTGGATGTTCTGCCTGAAGGCTGTACTGTAATGGCAGATAGAGGATTCAAGGGATTGGATACTCTTCTGGCTAGCAAAAAATGCAAACTTGTCCGGCCACCATCAGTGAAAGTAGGTGGTAAAAGTAATAAGGTTGAGGTCATGTTAACAAAAAGAATAGCCAGTCTAAGAGTTCACATAGAAAGGGTTATAGGAAGGATAAGGGAATTTAAAATGCTCAAACCTCATTCTTGTATTGATCACAATCTAATTATGTATTTGGATGACATTAACAAAACTGCTGCTGGTCTGGTGAATTTACAATCACCTTTAATAAAGCAACTAAATTGA